GCGGATAAGGTCATCGGCGAGCAGGTTAGTAAAATCGAGAATCATTATCAGTAAGACCACCGACAAGCCCGTGTCAGAGGAGCACAGCGCCGGCGCCAGCCGCGCGACAGTTCAGCGCGCGGCGATCATCGAAGAGCTGAAGAAGAGCAACAGCGCTTTGACTGCTCAGGAGCTCCACGAGCGCCTCGACAAGGTCGGCCTGGCCACGGTCTACCGCAACCTCAGCCGCCTCGAGGAACACGACGAGATCGACTCGATCCGCCGCCAAAACGGTGAGACGGCCTATCGCGCCTGCGCCCACGGCCATCACCACCACCTGATCTGCCGCGAGTGCGGCACGGTCGTCGAGGTGCACGACTGCTCGCTCGGCGAGTGGAGTCGTAAGATCGGCGACGAGTACGGATTCAGCGGCATCGAGCACCATGCCGAGCTGATTGGAACTTGCACCAGGTGCGCAGCAAAAGGAGCAAAGAAATGACCGGCAGCCAAGGCGATTACGTCGTGTTCAACGTGGTCGACGTGCCGATTTCCGGCGCCGACGGATTCGAGCAGGCCTTCGCGCAGCGCCAGAGCAGTCTGCGTGAGGTCGAGGGATTTGCCGGCTTCGAGTTGCTCCGCCGCGAGGACGCCGAGCAGTACATCGTCGTCAGTCGCTGGCGCAACGAGGACGCCTTCAAGGCGTGGCGCAGCGGCGAGCATTTCGCCAACGCCCACGGCGGCGAGCCCAAGCCAGAGGGCGAGCGCCCAACCGGCTCGGAAACGCAGGCCTTCACGGTCGTGCTTTCTGAACCCGCGCACGGCTGACGGTCCGTCATACTTACGCCTCGCAATGGCGCTTCAACCTGACATTTCAGCGGTAGCCGGGGCGGCGTTCGAGGAGACCGGTCCGCTGGGTCCGCCGTACCCGATAGACGCCCGCGTCAACGACGCAGGCCACCTGGAGATCGGTGGTTGCGACGTGCTCGAAGTCGCAGCCGAGTTCGGCACGCCGTCGTACATCTACGCAGCATCAGACTTGCGCTCGCGCGCCGGCGCCGCAGTCACCGCCTTCCGCGAAGCCGAGCAGCAGTTTGGCGATGGCAACGCCGAGGAACCCGGCGTGCTCTTTGCCAGCAAGTCCTTCCCGTGCACGGCCGCGTACCAGTTGATGGCAGCCGAAGGCATCTACTGCGACGTTGCCTCAGGTGGCGAGCTGCACCTCGCGTGCAAGGGCGGATTTGCCCCCGAGCGCATCCTCATGCACGGAAATAACAAGACCGACGCCGAGCTGGAGCAGGCAATCGCCGCGGGCGTCGGGTACATCGTCATCGACTCGTTCGACGAGATCGACCGCCTGGCCAAGGTCATGCCCGCCGACGGCGGCCCCAGCACCCTGGTGCGCGTCGCGCCCGGCATCAAGCCTTCAACCCACGCCTACATCCAGACCGGTCAGGTAGACAGCAAGTTCGGTATCCCGCTGAGCCAGGTCGAGCAGGCGATCCAGAAGGCGCCGAACTTCGTCGGACTGCACTGCCACCTGGGCAGCCAGTTCTTCGAGGTTGAGATCTTCAAGGCCGCTGTCGAGGTCCTGGCCGGCTTCGAGGTTGACTGTAAGGTCGTGAACGTGGGCGGTGGATTCGGCATTCCCTATCTAGAGCACGAGCATCCGCCCGCGATCGCGACCTACGCGCAGCAGATCACCTCGGCAGTCCGCGAGACCTTCGGTTTCGGCGCGAAGATCATGGTCGAGCCCGGTCGCTGGCTTGTCGGCAACGCCGGCGTCACTGCTTACACAGTTGGCACCGTCAAGGAGATCCCTGGCGTACGTCGATACGTCGCAGTTGATGGCGGCATGAGCGACAACATTCGCCCGATGCTCTACGACGCCGAGTACACGGGACTGATCGCCGATCGCGCCTCGGTAAAGCCAGACCGCGACGTTCGCGTGGTCGGAATGCACTGCGAAAGCGGCGACGTGATCCTCCCCGAGGTGATGCTCGGCGAACCTACTGTGGGCGACACGCTCGTCGTCCCGGCCACGGGCGCGTACGGTCATGCAATGGCCAGTAACTACAACGGAGTCCTGCGGCCCCCAGTCGTCTTCTGCGAGGGCGGCAACGCGAGAGTCGTCGTGCGTCGCGAGACCCACGACGATCTGTCCGCGCGGGACGTCGAATAGCTTTTGCGCTCCATGGGGGAGGGAGAAGCAATCAAGGTCGGCCTGCTTGGCCGCGGAACGGTCGGCGGCGCATTCGCCGAACTGGTTGATCAGCGCGCTGATTCGATCGCGAAGCTGACGGGCAAGCGCCCCGAGATCGGCGGCGTCCTCACCACCTCTTCCGGCGACTTCGACCAGATCTTCGAAGAGAGCGACGTGATCGTCGAGTTGATCGGCGGACTCGATCCAGCCCGCGACTATGTGCTGCGCGCGCTGAAGGCCGGCAAGCCCGTGATCAGCGCCAACAAGGCGCTCGTCTCCAGTTACGGTCCGGAGCTCTTTGCCGCAGCCGCCGAGTCCGGCGCGTCGTTGTTCTTCGAGGCCGCAGTCGCAGGAGTGATCCCCGCGGTCCGCGTGATCGAGGAGTCGCTCGCCGGCGCGCATGTCGAGCGCGTGCACGGCATCGTCAACGGCACGACCAACTACATCCTCACCGAGATGGCCCGCAACGGCCTCTCCTATGACGACGCCTTGAAGCAGGCACAGGACCTCGGTTTCGCCGAGGCCGACCCGACGGCAGACGTCGGCGGCGGCGACGCAGCCGCAAAGATGGCGATTCTCGCGCGCCTCGCCTTTGGCCTCGACGTCTCGTTCGATCAGGTCACCTTCGAGGGCATCGAGAACATCACTTCAGAGGACATCGCCTACGCGAAGGAGTTCGATCTCGTCCTTAAGCTCGTGGGCACCGCCGAACGGATCAACGGCGGGATCAGCGTCCGCGTGTTCCCGGCGTTTCTCTATCCCTCGCACCCGCTCGCCTCTGTGCACGGCTCATTCAACGCCGTCACCGTCGAGTCGCCCGCGATCACCGAGATCACGATGAGCGGACCGGGAGCCGGGGGAGTGCAGACCGCCAGCGCGGTGCTCGGCGACCTGGTCTCGATCCTGTCTGGCGTGCCGCGCACTCGCCGCGCCGCGCCCGCAGCGACGATCGTTGATGACGTCGAATCGGCCTTCTACCTGCACCTCGAAGTCGAGGATCGCCCCGGCGTGCTCGCAGAAGTCGCCGCCGCGCTCGGCAACCACGATGTGTCGGTCCGAAACTTCAACCAGCAGGGCACGCCAGACGCCGCGCGCCTCGTGATGGTCATGCACCCGACGCTCGAGTCCAAGTTCTTTGCTGCGGTCAACGAGATCGCCGCCCTGCCATTCGTCGGAGCCGCGCCACGCGCAATCCGCGTGATCGAAGAGGAGTTTGGTGACTGATGGCCGGATTGATCGAGCGATACATCGACCGAATGCCGGTCGAAGTCACCGAACAGATCATCTCGATCGAAGAAGGCTCCACGCCTCTGGTGCCTGCGCCCGCGCTCAGCGAACGCGTAGATGCCGACGTGTTCCTGAAGCTCGAGGGCGCCAACCCGACCGGCTCATTCAAGGACCGCGGAATGACCTGCGCCGTGAGCGCCGCCGCCCGAGAGGGCGCGGAAACCGTGATTTGCGCCTCGACCGGCAATACAGCCGCCAGCGCCGCCGCCTACGCCGCCCGCGCCGGAATGACCTGCGCCGTGCTCGTGCCAGAGGGCAAGATCGCCGCGGGCAAGCTCGCACAGGCGCTGATCTACGGCGCTCGGGTCATCTCGCTGAACGGAAACTTTGACGTCGCACTCCAGCTCGTCCGCGACCTCGCAGATCACCACCCGATCTCACTCGTCAACTCGGTCAACGACTTCAGGCTCGAGGGCCAGAAGACGTCGTCATTCGAGATCGTTGACGAGATCGGCCCGATCGACCTGCTGACGATCCCAGTCGGAAACGCCGGAAACATCACGGCGTACTGGAAGGGCTTCAAGGAGTACGACGAGGCCCCCGAGCTCAACGGCTATCAAGCAGCTGGCGCGGCCCCGCTGGTCGAGGGCAAGCGCATCGAGAACCCCGAGACCGTCGCTTCGGCGATCCGCATCGGCAACCCGGCACGCTGGGAAGAAGCGATGGCCGCGATCACCGAGTCACGCGGCGCCGTTCGCGCGGTGACCGACGAAGAGATTCTCGACGCCTACAAGTGGCTCCCGGCCAACGAGGGGGTGTTCTGCGAGCCGGCTTCTGCCGCATCGGTCGCGGGACTGATCAAGCACGGCGTATCGGACGCGGCCCGCGCCGGCGCCGAGGGCAGTCGCCCGAAGGTCGTCTGCGTGCTGACCGGCAACGGTTTGAAGGACCCCGACACCGCGTTTGACAATGTCGGATCTGTCATCCCGTGCGAGCCCGAAATTGGCCAACTCGAAAAGGCAGTGCTGGGGTAGATGAACCGTCGCCGGGTCGTCAAGGTTCCGGCGAGCTCGGCCAACCTCGGGCCGGGCTTTGACGTGCTGGCCGGAGCGCTTTCGCTGACCCTGACGGTCGAGGTCGAGGAGACCGGAATGTTTGCGGTCGAGACCGACCTCGATGTCCCGAAAGACAAATCGAACTTGATCGTCAAGTCTTTCGAGACGCTTTACAGCCCCGATGAATTCACTTTTCGGGTTTCCTCGGAGATCCCGTTGACCGGTGGTCTTGGTTCAAGCGCCTCGGCGATCCTCGCGGGGCTCGCCGCTGCCGACCACATATTTGAGCTCGGGATTGATTTGTTTCACCAAGCCACGCTGATCGAGGGCCACCCGGACAACGTCGCTGCTTCGCTCTACGGCGGCTTCGTGGTTTGCGCCGGCGAGGCGGTCACGCGGATTGAGCCGCCTGCGGGGCTGGAGGCGATCGTCGCGTTTCCTCCGCCCGCCGCGCCCGTGCCGACGTCAGCTGCTCGCGAGGCATTGCCGGATTTGGTGCCGATGGGGGAGGCGGTTGCATCAATAGGGAATGCATCAAACGTGGTGCTCGGGCTTGAGCGTGGGGATCTGGAGTTGCTTTCTCGCGGGCTTGTTGATGTTCTGCATCAGCCTCGGCGGGCGCACCTGTATCCGGAGTCGGCGGCGCTCGTGGCTTCGGCTCGCGAGATCGGCGCCGTTGGCGCGACGATCAGCGGTGCGGGGCCGACCGTGTTGATCTGGACCACTTGGGATGACACCGGCAACGTGATGGACGCGGCCGGCCAGCAACTCGCGGACGGTTGGACCCTCCAACGCGTCCCCTTCAGCCCGCACGGCCTCGACGTCGAAGTCTGATCGCGGGCGCCAAAACTCGCAATTTGCGCGCGACCTCTCACACCAGGTGCGACCGGACGGTCGCAAATTGCGGCTTTTTTGCTCCCGGAGGGCCGTCGCCCTCGCCGCGCATAACCCTCCCAACTCTGTAAACTCAGCTTTCGCTCGGCCAGCGGATCACTCTTTCGCGAAGCCGATTTTCCCACCCCGAACGCGCGCCCTCTCGAAGAAGGCGTGGTCCCGAGGAGAGAGCATGTACAACGAGAACTCACAGCGCGACTCCGCCGCGCAGCCACTGTCGTCCTGGCATACCGCCGCGCAGCGAACGGACAAGACCGTTCCCAACCGCGACGTCGCACGCTTCGACCACCGCACTGATTACTCGCCCCTGCGCCCGCCGCAGTCCGTCGAGGACCAGGACGCATGCGCTCTCTACGCCTCGGTCCGCAAGGACGGCAAGCCCTCACACGAGCCGATCCCGCTCGCGCTCGACGCGCTGCATCAGATGCTCCACCGCGCCGGCAACATCGACGGCGAAGGCGACGGCTGCGGTGTCCAGATCGACATCCCGCGCAAGATCTGGGCCGAAGAGGTCCGCAAGGACGGGCATGCCCCGGACCTGGCTCTAGACGAGAAGTTCGCCGTCGCACACATCTTTGTTCCGCGCAACTCCGATGTCAAGGCAGTCCAGCACGACGCCCTGGAGCTCATGTCGAGCGCCGGATTCCGCGTGCTCGCCCAGCGCGAAGGCGCCGTCGACAGCTCCGCGCTCGGGCCGACTGCCCGCGAGGAAGAGCCCGTCTTCTGGCAGGTCGCCGGGATCATCGACGGCAAGCGCGCCTGCTTTGACCTGACGATCGAGCTGGAGCAGGATTTCGACATCCACGTCGCGAGCTTCTCGCACAGCAACGTGGTCTACAAGGTGATGGGCGCCCCGATCGCCCTCGGCAGATACTTCCCGGACCTCCTGGATGAGCGCCTCGAGACCGTCTTCGTACTCGGCCACAACCGCTATTCCACCAACACCTGGCCAACATTCAAGCGCGTCCAGCCCTTCAGCGTGATCGGCCACAACGGCGAGATCAACACGATCGTTCAGCTGCGCGAGGAAGCCCGCCTGCTCGGCGTGCCGATCCACACCGACGGCTCCGACTCCCAAGACTTCAACCGCGCAGTCGCCACCTTCATCCAGCGCGACGGCGTCAGTCTGATCGAGACGATGGAGATGGTGCTCCCGCCGATCGTCAACGAGATCAAGGACCTCGCAGGCGACCTGCAGCACTTCTACATGTACCTGCGCCAGGTCTTCGGACCGTTCACGCAGGGCCCGGTAGCGCTGATCAGCCGTGACGAGAACGAGTGCGTCTTCTCAACCGACGCGCTCGGCCTGCGCCCGCTCTGGCTCGTAGAGACAATTGACGACTACATATTCTCCTCCGAGCCAGGCGTCGCGCCCGTCGCTGACGTCGTCTCGGACCCCAAGCCGTTCGCCCCGGGAGAAAAGATCGGCGTGATCGTCAACCCGGGCAAGGAAGCGCGTCTGCTCAGCCACGACGAGATCCAGCACACGGCGTTCCGCCGCTGGCGCGAGCGCACGAACGTCACTGAATTCCCGCGTTACGACACCGCACTGCTCACCGGCGGCCCGATCGAGGGTCCGGACATTCCGGGCTATTCGCACGCAGGTCCCGCCGAGCCCGTCAAGGTCTCAGAT
The genomic region above belongs to Solirubrobacterales bacterium and contains:
- a CDS encoding transcriptional repressor, translating into MSEEHSAGASRATVQRAAIIEELKKSNSALTAQELHERLDKVGLATVYRNLSRLEEHDEIDSIRRQNGETAYRACAHGHHHHLICRECGTVVEVHDCSLGEWSRKIGDEYGFSGIEHHAELIGTCTRCAAKGAKK
- a CDS encoding antibiotic biosynthesis monooxygenase, which codes for MTGSQGDYVVFNVVDVPISGADGFEQAFAQRQSSLREVEGFAGFELLRREDAEQYIVVSRWRNEDAFKAWRSGEHFANAHGGEPKPEGERPTGSETQAFTVVLSEPAHG
- the lysA gene encoding diaminopimelate decarboxylase is translated as MALQPDISAVAGAAFEETGPLGPPYPIDARVNDAGHLEIGGCDVLEVAAEFGTPSYIYAASDLRSRAGAAVTAFREAEQQFGDGNAEEPGVLFASKSFPCTAAYQLMAAEGIYCDVASGGELHLACKGGFAPERILMHGNNKTDAELEQAIAAGVGYIVIDSFDEIDRLAKVMPADGGPSTLVRVAPGIKPSTHAYIQTGQVDSKFGIPLSQVEQAIQKAPNFVGLHCHLGSQFFEVEIFKAAVEVLAGFEVDCKVVNVGGGFGIPYLEHEHPPAIATYAQQITSAVRETFGFGAKIMVEPGRWLVGNAGVTAYTVGTVKEIPGVRRYVAVDGGMSDNIRPMLYDAEYTGLIADRASVKPDRDVRVVGMHCESGDVILPEVMLGEPTVGDTLVVPATGAYGHAMASNYNGVLRPPVVFCEGGNARVVVRRETHDDLSARDVE
- a CDS encoding homoserine dehydrogenase, coding for MGEGEAIKVGLLGRGTVGGAFAELVDQRADSIAKLTGKRPEIGGVLTTSSGDFDQIFEESDVIVELIGGLDPARDYVLRALKAGKPVISANKALVSSYGPELFAAAAESGASLFFEAAVAGVIPAVRVIEESLAGAHVERVHGIVNGTTNYILTEMARNGLSYDDALKQAQDLGFAEADPTADVGGGDAAAKMAILARLAFGLDVSFDQVTFEGIENITSEDIAYAKEFDLVLKLVGTAERINGGISVRVFPAFLYPSHPLASVHGSFNAVTVESPAITEITMSGPGAGGVQTASAVLGDLVSILSGVPRTRRAAPAATIVDDVESAFYLHLEVEDRPGVLAEVAAALGNHDVSVRNFNQQGTPDAARLVMVMHPTLESKFFAAVNEIAALPFVGAAPRAIRVIEEEFGD
- a CDS encoding threonine synthase — its product is MAGLIERYIDRMPVEVTEQIISIEEGSTPLVPAPALSERVDADVFLKLEGANPTGSFKDRGMTCAVSAAAREGAETVICASTGNTAASAAAYAARAGMTCAVLVPEGKIAAGKLAQALIYGARVISLNGNFDVALQLVRDLADHHPISLVNSVNDFRLEGQKTSSFEIVDEIGPIDLLTIPVGNAGNITAYWKGFKEYDEAPELNGYQAAGAAPLVEGKRIENPETVASAIRIGNPARWEEAMAAITESRGAVRAVTDEEILDAYKWLPANEGVFCEPASAASVAGLIKHGVSDAARAGAEGSRPKVVCVLTGNGLKDPDTAFDNVGSVIPCEPEIGQLEKAVLG
- a CDS encoding homoserine kinase; amino-acid sequence: MNRRRVVKVPASSANLGPGFDVLAGALSLTLTVEVEETGMFAVETDLDVPKDKSNLIVKSFETLYSPDEFTFRVSSEIPLTGGLGSSASAILAGLAAADHIFELGIDLFHQATLIEGHPDNVAASLYGGFVVCAGEAVTRIEPPAGLEAIVAFPPPAAPVPTSAAREALPDLVPMGEAVASIGNASNVVLGLERGDLELLSRGLVDVLHQPRRAHLYPESAALVASAREIGAVGATISGAGPTVLIWTTWDDTGNVMDAAGQQLADGWTLQRVPFSPHGLDVEV